A genomic window from Pyxidicoccus trucidator includes:
- a CDS encoding TonB-dependent receptor, which produces MHLNRVLRETGVVLAAGLLYGSAAFAQSSTMIGTIIDAQSRQPVPDVVVTATSPNLQGEQTVVSDAQGNYRIPQLPPGVYTLRFEKEQFKPYARSDVQLRLNRTIRVNVELLPESLGEVVEIVGAPPTIDVGSTTTGVNVDQEFIKRIAVARPGGKGGAARSFESLAELAPGAQTDNYGVSINGATSPENGYVVDGLSTNDPAYGVNASPLSIEFVQDVNIITGGYMPEFGRSTGGVINAVTRSGSNEFHGSVFANWTPGTLEGTREQVRDSGTVISGLNELQNLGDFGATLGGPILKDKLWFFAGFAPSFTRYQHTRTLNTLAINTTTGEAQLDENGLVVTNAIPGSDRQYYADSRSVQYMGKLTYLINQDHNVSFALNGTPSSTGGLGKLTLDPRTGLLPGALAARPGDFGLTENNSSTTSLGLKYAGAFMDKKVLVDANLGWFHQTASTLPGDGSKLGTSNGLAGYSRMNYLNPRSLTTFENLPEGQQGACDPVMTDVGLVDPCPVTGYAVGGPGFISDAKLDRYQINAKATYLLNALGTHVLKAGVDTEFLVYDQTKAYGGGVFYQESIGYDGVTPAISDFRRYGYQTSPDTPITQLTQQAKSTGTTVGGFLQDSWSIANRVTLNLGVRYDVQAMYGGDGELALILGNQWSPRVGAILDPFANGRAKFFVNFARYYEAVPLNLLDRAFPGERRYSARRRLVEPGEAGGCDPSSRDSQTTACQASENVLVNPESSRNPNRLYTGGKVENEPVDPDIKPQSSDELVVGAEYEVLANTRVGASYTHRSMGSVIEDMSRDDGNSYFLGNPGSGFAKEFPKPERDYDAVTVYLNRTFADGWLAQANYTWSRLYGNYPGLFRPETAQLDPNILSDFDLIELLENRTGLLPFDRTHSVKVFGAKEFNVTSELSASIGLSYRGSSGTPINYFGAHDAYGTDESFVLPRGTGGRTPWINTIDSNVGVNYRVSKDSVISFTLDVFNLFNFQGVDQVDQTYTTLNVQPLAGGKPSDVQNPIGVLDWQEGSEREDDPTTPTVDESQFGSVAGDVNRNFKNPSRYQPPRQVRFGIRYTF; this is translated from the coding sequence ATGCACTTGAACCGAGTGCTCCGGGAAACCGGAGTTGTCCTGGCCGCAGGTCTGCTTTATGGATCGGCGGCTTTCGCGCAGTCGAGCACGATGATCGGTACGATCATCGACGCTCAGAGCCGGCAGCCTGTTCCTGACGTCGTTGTTACCGCGACCTCGCCCAACCTTCAGGGTGAGCAGACCGTGGTGAGTGACGCGCAGGGCAACTACCGTATTCCCCAGCTGCCGCCGGGTGTGTACACCCTGCGGTTCGAGAAGGAGCAGTTCAAGCCGTACGCCCGGTCCGACGTCCAGCTGCGCCTCAACCGCACCATCCGCGTGAACGTGGAGCTGCTCCCCGAGTCGCTCGGTGAGGTGGTGGAGATCGTCGGCGCCCCGCCGACCATCGACGTGGGCTCCACGACCACGGGCGTCAACGTGGATCAGGAGTTCATCAAGCGCATCGCGGTGGCCCGTCCGGGTGGAAAGGGCGGCGCTGCCCGCTCCTTCGAGTCCCTGGCCGAGCTGGCGCCTGGCGCCCAGACGGACAACTACGGCGTGTCCATCAACGGCGCGACCTCGCCTGAGAACGGCTACGTGGTGGACGGTCTGTCCACGAACGACCCGGCCTACGGCGTGAACGCCAGCCCGCTGAGCATCGAGTTCGTGCAGGACGTGAACATCATCACCGGCGGTTACATGCCGGAGTTCGGTCGCTCCACGGGCGGTGTGATCAACGCGGTGACCCGCTCGGGCTCGAACGAGTTCCACGGCTCCGTGTTCGCCAACTGGACGCCTGGCACGCTCGAGGGGACGCGCGAGCAGGTTCGTGACTCGGGTACGGTCATCTCTGGCCTGAACGAGCTGCAGAACCTCGGCGACTTCGGCGCCACGCTCGGTGGTCCCATCCTCAAGGACAAGCTGTGGTTCTTCGCCGGCTTCGCGCCGTCGTTCACCCGCTACCAGCACACCCGCACGCTCAACACGCTGGCCATCAACACCACGACGGGAGAGGCCCAGCTGGACGAGAACGGGCTCGTCGTCACCAACGCCATCCCGGGTTCGGATCGCCAGTACTACGCTGACTCGCGCAGCGTCCAGTACATGGGCAAGCTGACGTACCTCATCAACCAGGACCACAACGTGTCGTTCGCCCTGAACGGCACCCCGTCCTCGACGGGTGGTCTGGGCAAGCTGACGTTGGATCCCCGCACCGGCCTGCTCCCGGGCGCCCTCGCGGCGCGTCCTGGAGACTTCGGCCTCACGGAGAACAACTCCAGCACCACGTCGCTCGGCCTGAAGTACGCCGGTGCGTTCATGGACAAGAAGGTCCTGGTCGACGCCAACCTCGGTTGGTTCCACCAGACCGCGTCCACCCTCCCGGGTGACGGCAGCAAGCTGGGCACGTCCAACGGCCTGGCTGGCTACTCGCGCATGAACTACCTCAATCCTCGTTCGCTGACGACGTTCGAGAACCTGCCCGAGGGACAGCAGGGCGCGTGCGACCCCGTCATGACCGACGTCGGCCTGGTGGATCCGTGCCCGGTCACCGGCTACGCGGTGGGCGGCCCCGGCTTCATCAGCGACGCGAAGCTGGACCGCTACCAGATCAACGCGAAGGCCACCTACCTGCTGAACGCCCTCGGCACCCACGTGCTGAAGGCTGGCGTGGACACCGAGTTCCTGGTGTACGACCAGACCAAGGCGTACGGCGGCGGCGTGTTCTACCAGGAGTCGATTGGCTACGACGGCGTCACGCCGGCCATCAGCGACTTCCGTCGCTACGGCTACCAGACGTCTCCTGACACGCCGATCACCCAGCTGACCCAGCAGGCCAAGTCTACCGGCACCACGGTGGGCGGCTTCCTGCAGGACTCCTGGTCCATCGCCAACCGCGTCACGCTGAACCTCGGCGTGCGCTACGACGTGCAGGCGATGTACGGCGGTGACGGCGAGCTGGCCCTCATCCTGGGCAACCAGTGGTCGCCCCGCGTCGGCGCCATCCTTGACCCGTTCGCCAACGGCCGTGCCAAGTTCTTCGTGAACTTCGCCCGGTACTACGAGGCCGTTCCCCTCAACCTGCTCGACCGCGCCTTCCCGGGTGAGCGCCGCTACAGCGCGCGCCGTCGCCTGGTGGAGCCGGGTGAGGCCGGTGGTTGCGATCCGTCCAGCCGTGACAGCCAGACGACCGCGTGCCAGGCGTCCGAGAACGTGCTGGTCAACCCGGAGAGCAGCCGCAACCCGAACCGCCTGTACACCGGCGGCAAGGTGGAGAACGAGCCGGTGGACCCGGACATCAAGCCGCAGTCCTCCGACGAACTCGTCGTGGGCGCGGAGTACGAGGTCCTGGCCAACACCCGCGTGGGCGCCAGCTACACCCACCGCTCCATGGGCTCGGTCATCGAGGACATGAGCCGCGACGACGGCAACTCGTACTTCCTCGGCAACCCGGGCTCGGGCTTCGCCAAGGAGTTCCCGAAGCCGGAGCGTGACTACGACGCCGTCACCGTCTACCTGAACCGCACCTTCGCGGACGGGTGGCTCGCCCAGGCCAACTACACCTGGTCGCGTCTGTACGGTAACTACCCCGGTCTGTTCCGCCCGGAGACGGCGCAGCTCGACCCGAACATCCTCTCGGACTTCGACCTCATCGAGCTCCTGGAGAACCGCACGGGCCTGCTGCCCTTCGACCGCACGCACTCCGTCAAGGTGTTCGGCGCGAAGGAGTTCAACGTCACGAGCGAGCTGTCGGCCAGCATCGGTCTGTCCTACCGCGGCAGCTCCGGTACGCCGATCAACTACTTCGGCGCGCACGATGCCTACGGCACGGATGAGTCCTTCGTCCTGCCCCGTGGCACGGGTGGTCGCACCCCTTGGATCAACACCATCGACTCCAACGTGGGCGTGAACTACCGCGTCAGCAAGGACAGCGTCATCTCCTTCACCCTGGACGTGTTCAACCTGTTCAACTTCCAGGGCGTCGACCAGGTGGACCAGACGTACACCACCCTGAACGTGCAGCCGCTCGCCGGTGGCAAGCCCAGCGACGTCCAGAACCCGATCGGCGTGCTGGACTGGCAGGAGGGCTCGGAGCGTGAGGACGACCCGACCACCCCGACGGTCGACGAGTCGCAGTTCGGCTCGGTGGCCGGCGACGTCAACAGGAACTTCAAGAACCCCAGCCGTTACCAGCCGCCGCGTCAGGTGCGGTTCGGTATCCGGTACACGTTCTAA
- a CDS encoding energy transducer TonB, with the protein MFDSVLDRGQGPKPRFGIGATISVILHVGLFGLALWLSTRPPPVEEKEIEVTLKASMAPPPPPPPPPPPASSSKPKTEKKKPKKPDQIVQPKEVPKEVPPEAEPTEEPQEEASEEEVEGGVEGGVAGGVVGGVVGGVIGGVVGGQLGGTGTDVLPFGAGMTRPEKLSGPTPEYTREALEARVAGTMIVKCIVTVEGRVERCRIIKPLPHMERAVLDALTSSRYKPVTFQGRPVQVDYTFTLNFKLPR; encoded by the coding sequence ATGTTCGATTCAGTCCTTGACCGGGGTCAGGGGCCCAAGCCGAGATTCGGCATCGGGGCCACCATCTCGGTCATCCTCCATGTAGGGCTCTTCGGCCTCGCGCTCTGGCTGTCGACACGGCCGCCTCCCGTCGAGGAGAAGGAGATCGAGGTCACGCTGAAGGCCTCCATGGCCCCGCCGCCTCCTCCCCCTCCCCCGCCGCCTCCGGCGTCTTCCTCCAAGCCCAAGACGGAGAAGAAGAAGCCCAAGAAGCCGGATCAGATCGTCCAGCCGAAGGAGGTCCCCAAAGAGGTTCCTCCAGAGGCGGAGCCGACCGAGGAGCCCCAGGAGGAGGCCAGCGAGGAGGAGGTCGAGGGTGGCGTGGAGGGTGGCGTCGCCGGCGGTGTGGTGGGCGGCGTGGTGGGTGGTGTGATTGGTGGTGTGGTGGGGGGTCAGCTGGGTGGTACGGGCACGGACGTGCTGCCCTTCGGCGCGGGTATGACGCGCCCGGAGAAGCTTTCGGGCCCCACGCCAGAGTATACGCGCGAGGCGCTGGAGGCCCGCGTGGCGGGCACCATGATCGTCAAGTGCATCGTCACGGTGGAAGGTCGGGTGGAGCGCTGCCGGATCATCAAGCCCCTGCCCCACATGGAGCGGGCCGTCCTGGACGCCCTGACGTCGTCACGTTACAAGCCGGTCACCTTCCAGGGTCGTCCGGTGCAGGTGGACTACACCTTCACGCTGAACTTCAAGCTGCCGCGCTGA
- a CDS encoding MotA/TolQ/ExbB proton channel family protein, which yields MQFTLADIWAHTGLFARCIIFTLAIMSVASLVVMAERMLVFRKTRSDSRNFAAKMGAILAKGDLNAAANTNLGKDVGHLGRVINSGLTAFRISPNNKDVAVESVARALERQAQREVQSMKRGLGLLATVGSTAPFVGLLGTTMGIVNAFQLMAAAGSGGLGTISAGIAEALITTAFGLLVAIPAVMAYNFLQGWVDARSVDISESSNEFLDVVARHHGGGAHSSHAA from the coding sequence ATGCAATTCACTCTCGCAGACATCTGGGCGCACACGGGCCTCTTTGCTCGTTGCATCATCTTTACCCTGGCCATCATGTCGGTGGCGTCGCTGGTCGTGATGGCGGAGCGGATGCTCGTCTTCCGCAAGACCCGCTCCGACAGCCGCAACTTCGCCGCGAAGATGGGGGCCATCCTGGCCAAGGGCGACCTGAACGCGGCCGCCAACACGAACCTGGGCAAGGACGTGGGTCACCTGGGCCGGGTGATCAACTCGGGCCTGACGGCGTTCCGCATCAGCCCCAACAACAAGGACGTGGCGGTGGAGTCCGTGGCCCGTGCGCTCGAGCGCCAGGCGCAGCGTGAGGTGCAGAGCATGAAGCGCGGCCTGGGCCTGCTGGCCACGGTCGGCTCCACGGCGCCCTTCGTGGGTCTGCTCGGCACGACGATGGGTATCGTCAACGCCTTCCAGCTCATGGCGGCCGCCGGCTCCGGCGGTCTGGGCACCATCTCCGCCGGTATCGCCGAGGCGCTCATCACCACGGCCTTCGGCCTGCTGGTGGCCATCCCCGCGGTGATGGCCTACAACTTCCTGCAGGGCTGGGTGGACGCCCGTTCGGTGGACATCTCCGAGTCCTCCAACGAGTTCCTGGACGTCGTGGCCCGCCACCATGGCGGCGGCGCGCACTCCTCGCACGCGGCCTGA
- a CDS encoding ExbD/TolR family protein, translating into MGMSAGPKGGIKSDINVTPLVDVVLVLLIIFMVVTPMLQRGKSVELPKATEIEKEGGKDADPIVLSITPDKKVFVENDMVDDAALQAKLSEELAKDPGKKILLKGDNTLNVGDVRKVLDVARKSKAKQIALGVEEKK; encoded by the coding sequence ATGGGTATGTCAGCAGGCCCCAAGGGGGGCATCAAGAGCGACATCAACGTCACGCCCCTGGTGGACGTGGTGCTGGTGCTCCTCATCATCTTCATGGTCGTCACCCCCATGCTCCAGCGCGGCAAGTCCGTGGAGCTGCCGAAGGCCACCGAAATCGAGAAGGAGGGGGGCAAAGACGCAGACCCCATCGTCCTCTCCATCACCCCGGACAAGAAGGTGTTCGTGGAGAATGACATGGTGGACGACGCGGCACTCCAGGCGAAGCTGTCTGAGGAGCTGGCGAAGGACCCGGGCAAGAAGATCCTGCTCAAGGGTGACAACACGCTCAACGTCGGCGACGTGCGCAAGGTGCTGGACGTGGCCCGCAAGTCCAAGGCGAAGCAGATCGCGCTCGGCGTAGAGGAGAAGAAGTAA
- a CDS encoding ExbD/TolR family protein — MSGRKQRQWVKPATPPNSEINVTPLVDVVLVLLIIFMVVTPLLEKDILVRVPDTEVEEEPQPPDPNDQQLVVQLDKDGGYSINTEKIQPADYVNRLKRMLAAKKPDEKIVFFMADDATNYGRLIVALDGAKAAGAKVLGMATELPPNAVIQGTEVDTGTAPPAPAPAP, encoded by the coding sequence ATGTCGGGACGCAAGCAGCGGCAGTGGGTCAAGCCCGCGACTCCGCCGAACTCCGAGATCAACGTCACGCCCCTGGTGGACGTGGTGCTCGTGCTCCTCATCATCTTCATGGTGGTGACGCCGCTCCTGGAGAAGGACATCCTGGTGCGTGTCCCCGACACGGAGGTCGAGGAGGAGCCGCAGCCTCCGGATCCGAACGACCAGCAGCTGGTGGTGCAGTTGGACAAGGACGGCGGCTACTCCATCAACACGGAGAAGATTCAGCCCGCCGACTACGTCAACCGCCTCAAGCGCATGCTGGCGGCCAAGAAGCCGGACGAGAAGATCGTCTTCTTCATGGCGGATGACGCCACCAACTACGGTCGCCTCATCGTCGCGCTGGATGGCGCGAAGGCCGCCGGGGCGAAGGTGCTCGGCATGGCCACCGAGCTGCCGCCGAACGCGGTCATCCAGGGCACCGAGGTCGACACCGGCACCGCACCGCCGGCCCCAGCGCCCGCTCCCTGA
- a CDS encoding DUF2378 family protein encodes MADELLIFEQTIEALFLRALSGRLTPECKARLRQAGLDVDQKLRPAYPFESWMTFLRITSEELFPGEPLPQGTWKLGEAYIEGFRETMLGRAVLSLLRVLGPRRALMRATQNFRAGNNYTESRLKELGPAQFELWMNEVGVFPDFTAGIIHAGLRVAGAQDIVIEMSGYDGHACTYRINWREASVSSGVAGSGDSKAARRSGSIISL; translated from the coding sequence ATGGCCGACGAGCTTCTCATCTTTGAGCAGACCATCGAAGCTCTGTTCCTCCGCGCGCTGAGCGGACGACTGACGCCCGAGTGCAAGGCACGACTGCGGCAGGCGGGCCTCGACGTGGACCAGAAGCTCCGGCCCGCCTACCCCTTCGAGTCGTGGATGACGTTCCTCCGCATCACCTCGGAGGAGCTCTTTCCCGGGGAGCCGCTGCCGCAGGGCACCTGGAAGCTGGGCGAGGCCTACATCGAAGGCTTCCGCGAGACGATGCTGGGGCGCGCCGTGCTGTCACTGCTGCGCGTGCTGGGCCCCCGTCGGGCGCTGATGCGCGCCACGCAGAACTTCCGCGCCGGCAACAACTACACCGAGTCCCGGCTGAAGGAGCTGGGACCCGCGCAGTTCGAGCTGTGGATGAACGAGGTGGGAGTCTTCCCCGACTTCACCGCGGGCATCATCCACGCCGGGCTGCGGGTGGCCGGAGCGCAGGACATCGTCATCGAGATGTCCGGCTACGACGGCCACGCCTGCACCTACCGCATCAACTGGAGGGAGGCCTCGGTCTCCTCGGGCGTGGCGGGCAGCGGCGACTCCAAGGCGGCCAGGAGGTCCGGGTCCATCATCTCCCTGTAG
- a CDS encoding YifB family Mg chelatase-like AAA ATPase yields MLARVRSGALMGIDAVVVECEVDMALGLPYFNVVGQAEGAVKESKVRVISALKNSGFELPQKRITVNLAPADLKKEGAAFELPIALGVLVAAKQLEEAPLARLLFGGELSLDGSVRPIKGVLPLAVAARNGGYDGVMVPAANADEAALVEGLRVLPVAHLREAVDHLTGARLVAPHVREGDAERSGQGRSAPDMADVRGQPELKVALEMAAAGGHNVLMCGPPGSGKTMLARRLPGILPEMTFTEALEVTKVHSVLGLLGEGHALVRERPFRAPHHTLSDAGLVGGGLAARPGELSLAHNGVLFLDELPEFRKNVLEVLRQPLEEGVIHLARANQHITYPCRVMLVAAMNPCPCGYWGVPSRSCTCAPYRRFEYHTRVSGPLLDRIDMTLQTRPVEYQYLAQPDSNEPPSRYYRERAEAARERQRARFRSEPGVHCNAQLPPHLLRRHCVLSPRAENMLERAVRKYALSARAHDRILKVALTRADLEEHARIEDVDIQLAIDCRMLDRETWLRDSTQGPLPSQQETHAARALPSGPASPREDC; encoded by the coding sequence ATGCTGGCGAGGGTGAGGTCGGGGGCGTTGATGGGCATCGACGCGGTGGTGGTGGAGTGCGAGGTCGACATGGCCCTGGGCCTGCCCTACTTCAATGTGGTGGGGCAGGCGGAGGGGGCGGTGAAGGAGTCCAAGGTGCGGGTCATCTCCGCGCTGAAGAACTCGGGCTTCGAGCTGCCGCAGAAGCGAATCACGGTGAATCTGGCTCCGGCGGACCTCAAGAAGGAGGGAGCGGCCTTCGAGCTCCCCATCGCCCTGGGCGTGCTGGTGGCGGCGAAGCAGCTGGAGGAAGCGCCCCTGGCGCGCCTGCTCTTCGGTGGGGAGCTGTCCCTGGACGGCTCCGTCCGGCCCATCAAGGGGGTGCTGCCGCTGGCCGTGGCGGCGCGCAACGGGGGCTACGACGGCGTCATGGTGCCGGCCGCCAACGCGGACGAGGCGGCGCTCGTGGAGGGGCTGCGGGTGCTGCCGGTGGCCCACCTGCGCGAGGCGGTGGACCACCTGACGGGGGCCCGGCTGGTGGCGCCCCATGTCCGCGAGGGTGACGCGGAGAGGTCCGGGCAGGGCCGCTCGGCGCCGGACATGGCGGACGTGCGGGGCCAGCCGGAGTTGAAGGTGGCCCTGGAGATGGCGGCCGCTGGCGGCCACAACGTCTTGATGTGCGGACCGCCAGGCTCCGGGAAGACCATGCTGGCGCGGCGGCTGCCCGGCATCCTCCCGGAGATGACCTTCACCGAGGCCCTGGAGGTGACGAAGGTGCACTCGGTGCTGGGCCTGCTGGGAGAGGGGCACGCGCTGGTGCGCGAGCGGCCCTTCCGGGCGCCGCACCACACCCTCTCGGACGCGGGGCTGGTGGGCGGAGGACTGGCGGCGCGCCCCGGGGAGCTGTCCCTGGCGCACAACGGGGTGCTCTTCCTCGACGAGCTGCCGGAGTTCCGGAAGAACGTGCTGGAGGTGCTGCGCCAGCCCCTGGAGGAAGGCGTCATCCACCTGGCGCGGGCCAACCAGCACATCACCTACCCGTGCCGGGTGATGCTGGTGGCGGCGATGAACCCGTGCCCGTGCGGCTACTGGGGCGTCCCGAGCCGCAGCTGCACCTGTGCCCCCTACCGGCGCTTCGAGTACCACACGCGGGTGAGCGGGCCCCTGCTGGACCGCATCGACATGACCCTGCAGACACGTCCCGTGGAGTACCAGTACCTGGCACAGCCGGACTCGAACGAGCCGCCGAGTCGCTACTACCGCGAGCGGGCGGAGGCCGCGCGCGAGCGACAGCGGGCACGCTTCCGCTCCGAGCCGGGCGTGCACTGCAACGCGCAGCTCCCGCCCCACCTGCTGCGCCGCCACTGTGTCCTGAGCCCCCGCGCCGAGAACATGCTGGAGCGGGCGGTGCGCAAGTATGCGCTGTCCGCGCGTGCCCATGACCGCATCCTCAAGGTCGCCCTCACCCGCGCGGACCTGGAGGAGCACGCGCGCATCGAGGACGTGGACATCCAGCTCGCCATCGACTGCCGGATGCTGGACCGTGAGACCTGGCTGCGCGACAGCACGCAGGGCCCCCTCCCCTCTCAGCAGGAGACCCACGCCGCGCGCGCCCTGCCCTCCGGGCCGGCGAGTCCTCGCGAGGATTGCTGA
- a CDS encoding NAD(P)/FAD-dependent oxidoreductase, protein MNFLRVSPKPKREDLPHVVILGGGFAGLYAARHLYKSPVRVTLVDRHNHHLFQPLLYQVATATLSPSEVAAPLRGLLGPHNVGVVLADVTGVDTAGKRVLLADGELNYDYLVIATGATHSYFGNDQWAQFAPGLKSIEDAVEIRRRVLMAFELAEREPDPDIRRALLNFVIIGAGPTGVELAGALAEISRHSLPGDFQNIDPRDARIILIEGVNTVLPVYPEDLSLKARRTLEKLGVEVRTGARVTNINETGVFIGEEHIPARTVLWAAGVAASPVARTLGVELDRAGRVLVTPELTVPGHDDIFVVGDLASVKGDDGHPVPGVAPAAMQMGKQAAHNIRHRLAGKAMVPFKYWDRGSYAVIGRGHAVGIAFRRFKQSGFLAWAAWLLIHITFLIGFRSRLAVLLDWAYSYLTFAKSARIITGPTPRLDAPSARPRLPDGGTQSAELEAAARARVARPEPTTPVTH, encoded by the coding sequence ATGAACTTCCTTCGCGTGAGCCCGAAACCGAAACGCGAAGACCTGCCCCATGTGGTCATCCTCGGCGGAGGTTTTGCTGGCCTCTACGCCGCCAGGCACCTGTACAAGTCGCCGGTGCGTGTCACCTTGGTGGACCGCCACAACCACCACCTCTTCCAGCCGCTGCTGTACCAGGTGGCCACGGCAACGCTCAGTCCGAGCGAGGTCGCGGCGCCCCTACGCGGGCTGCTGGGCCCCCACAACGTGGGCGTGGTGCTGGCGGACGTGACGGGTGTGGACACGGCTGGAAAGCGCGTGCTGCTGGCGGATGGCGAGCTGAACTACGACTACCTCGTCATCGCCACCGGCGCGACGCACTCGTACTTCGGCAATGACCAGTGGGCGCAGTTCGCTCCGGGGCTGAAGTCCATCGAGGACGCGGTGGAGATTCGCCGCCGCGTCTTGATGGCCTTCGAGCTGGCCGAGCGTGAGCCGGACCCGGACATCCGCCGCGCGCTGCTCAACTTCGTCATCATCGGAGCGGGCCCCACGGGCGTGGAACTGGCGGGCGCCCTGGCGGAAATCAGCCGCCACTCCCTGCCCGGTGACTTCCAGAACATCGACCCCCGAGACGCGCGCATCATCCTCATCGAGGGGGTGAATACCGTGCTGCCCGTCTACCCCGAGGACCTGTCCCTCAAGGCCCGCCGCACGCTGGAGAAGCTGGGCGTCGAGGTCCGCACGGGCGCCCGCGTCACCAACATCAACGAGACGGGGGTCTTCATCGGCGAGGAGCACATCCCCGCGCGCACGGTGTTGTGGGCGGCGGGCGTGGCCGCGTCCCCGGTGGCGCGCACACTGGGCGTGGAGCTGGACCGCGCCGGGCGCGTCCTGGTGACGCCCGAGCTGACGGTGCCCGGGCACGACGACATCTTCGTCGTCGGGGACCTGGCCTCCGTGAAGGGCGATGATGGACATCCCGTTCCCGGCGTGGCGCCCGCGGCGATGCAGATGGGCAAGCAGGCGGCCCACAACATCCGCCACCGGTTGGCCGGCAAGGCCATGGTGCCCTTCAAGTACTGGGACCGCGGCTCGTATGCGGTGATTGGCCGTGGACACGCGGTGGGCATCGCCTTCCGTCGCTTCAAGCAGTCGGGCTTCCTCGCCTGGGCGGCCTGGCTCCTCATCCACATCACCTTCCTCATCGGCTTCCGCAGCCGGCTGGCGGTGCTGCTCGACTGGGCCTACTCGTACCTGACGTTCGCCAAGTCGGCCCGCATCATCACCGGCCCCACGCCCCGGCTGGATGCGCCGTCCGCGCGCCCGCGGCTTCCAGATGGGGGCACGCAGTCGGCGGAGCTCGAGGCCGCCGCCCGGGCCAGGGTCGCCCGGCCCGAGCCCACCACGCCCGTGACGCACTGA